A region of Allocoleopsis franciscana PCC 7113 DNA encodes the following proteins:
- a CDS encoding DUF262 domain-containing protein, which yields MKSLEDIIDDKIGEVRTESLDLTFGEIVNLHATRELVIQPEYQRLFRWSDDQKSRLIESILLELPIPQIFVIERETGVFELIDGLQRVSSVIQFINPAVLDLDPLVLQGCDLVTELNDKKFDDLSLRLRLTIKRSSVRTVVIKRQSRFFLRYTMFKRLNTGGVSLDPQEIRNCSARMVGEDGTRFYSFLQNKATHPAFLNCIESLAQVEKDKKGDEELVLRFLATKNARHLFKESVRDWLDNYMEKILLKDIEFDYEKEEITFNKVFIYLSNALGEGSFVKYRGDKPIGGLAPAYYEAITIGTLNAIDEIINLPIELVRKKVIATVQTDDFRQNTGPGANKRSKLEGRIKVIQDALLELTNE from the coding sequence ATGAAGTCTTTGGAAGACATTATAGACGATAAGATTGGTGAAGTTCGTACTGAATCTCTTGATTTAACCTTCGGCGAAATTGTAAATTTACACGCAACTAGAGAACTTGTAATTCAACCAGAATATCAACGTCTTTTTCGTTGGTCTGATGATCAAAAGTCACGTCTAATAGAATCAATACTTCTAGAGCTGCCTATTCCTCAAATATTTGTGATTGAAAGAGAAACTGGTGTATTTGAGTTAATTGATGGTTTACAAAGAGTAAGCTCAGTTATCCAATTTATTAACCCTGCGGTTTTAGATTTAGATCCTCTTGTTCTTCAAGGTTGCGATTTAGTCACAGAACTTAACGACAAGAAATTCGATGATTTATCGTTAAGGCTTAGACTTACGATAAAACGCTCATCTGTGAGAACAGTGGTTATTAAGCGGCAAAGCAGGTTCTTTTTACGATACACAATGTTTAAACGTCTTAATACAGGGGGAGTGAGTTTAGATCCTCAAGAAATTCGTAACTGTTCGGCTAGGATGGTCGGTGAAGATGGAACTCGCTTTTATTCATTTCTTCAAAACAAAGCCACTCATCCTGCTTTTCTTAATTGTATAGAAAGTTTGGCACAAGTTGAAAAAGATAAAAAAGGAGACGAAGAACTTGTTTTACGTTTTTTAGCAACAAAAAATGCTCGACATCTGTTTAAGGAGAGTGTTCGGGATTGGCTGGATAACTATATGGAAAAAATTCTACTTAAAGACATAGAGTTTGACTATGAAAAAGAGGAGATAACTTTTAATAAAGTCTTTATATATTTAAGTAATGCTTTGGGTGAAGGTTCATTTGTTAAATATAGAGGAGATAAACCTATTGGTGGTCTTGCTCCTGCTTATTATGAAGCTATTACAATAGGTACTCTTAATGCAATAGATGAAATTATTAACCTTCCAATAGAGCTAGTTAGAAAAAAAGTAATAGCAACAGTTCAAACTGATGATTTTAGGCAAAATACAGGTCCTGGAGCTAATAAGCGAAGTAAGTTAGAAGGAAGAATTAAAGTTATTCAAGATGCTTTGTTAGAACTGACCAATGAGTAA
- a CDS encoding tRNA-guanine transglycosylase, with protein MFSTKPFKHGRIGNLHLSQTQTIISTPCLFPVVCLVTGTTAKGGGLWKYVLQADESNGLLRRRKAVPLMSQVLHFLDFIPNRPHVLDKWRTKGIKQFYKDDVKLEQFASPLFLDSGGFKLLWNKSVNLSAYGLSIEDGKGSQTILELQKDFNGDIVATLDYPLPPGLARAEAEERMERSIENAVSAAKELRKRLGYQPFLYVAAHGQDRDSIGSYVKRVFDRFQAEGLEDYHFGLAVGSLVPLRGGHKYSAIVNLIQGLQENIPEERRDKIPIHVFGVTGNIVPLLAYLGVDSFDSSTYIQEARSLSYIDPKTGRTQPVLEMEKLTCDCCVCEQANLENIQNALTSEIRGLAVHNGHFKSKYYGDIALHNLEMDFRIVKETRKAIEDDSLQEHLIKHAEKFPQLRPVLDAIAQEDESLRVRLSRTIVSMPQKSKPNVDERIVSLRYTPDHFDILKNGYQPPKDKRVLLIIPCSGGKPYSKSRSHRLIAERLEQGLGEKTKLIQKVTLSGLYGLVPEEYEQEEAVLGYDFRLEAFNKEQITLLIKRLVTYLKRHSGHYVACIGYATSNAYRTVLEQAAKEVSCLQVLPVKPKTRRMTEFFRKENVAELVEHVRLALEGSQ; from the coding sequence ATGTTTTCAACAAAACCTTTCAAGCATGGTCGTATCGGTAATTTGCATCTCTCACAGACACAGACCATAATTTCGACACCATGTTTGTTCCCAGTGGTATGTCTAGTTACTGGTACGACAGCTAAGGGAGGCGGTTTGTGGAAGTACGTTCTTCAAGCAGACGAATCTAATGGTTTGCTGCGTCGTAGAAAGGCAGTGCCATTGATGTCTCAAGTGCTTCATTTTCTGGACTTTATTCCCAACAGACCTCATGTACTAGACAAGTGGCGAACGAAAGGTATTAAGCAGTTTTATAAGGACGATGTGAAGCTTGAGCAATTCGCTTCTCCACTATTTCTCGATTCTGGTGGTTTTAAGCTTCTTTGGAACAAGAGTGTAAATCTGTCTGCCTATGGGCTGTCCATCGAAGATGGAAAAGGTTCACAGACGATTCTAGAATTGCAGAAAGACTTTAATGGTGATATCGTCGCCACTCTAGACTATCCTTTACCTCCTGGTTTAGCACGGGCAGAGGCTGAGGAGCGTATGGAGAGAAGTATAGAAAATGCTGTTAGTGCAGCTAAAGAACTTCGGAAAAGGTTAGGCTATCAGCCCTTTCTCTACGTTGCTGCTCATGGTCAAGACCGAGACAGTATAGGAAGCTATGTAAAACGGGTGTTCGATAGGTTCCAAGCAGAAGGTTTGGAAGATTATCACTTCGGATTAGCCGTTGGCTCGTTAGTACCTCTGCGAGGAGGACATAAATATTCTGCAATCGTTAACCTTATACAAGGCTTGCAGGAGAATATTCCAGAAGAACGGCGGGACAAAATACCCATCCACGTTTTTGGTGTTACGGGCAATATAGTACCCCTTTTAGCCTATTTAGGAGTAGATAGCTTTGATTCCAGCACCTATATTCAAGAAGCTAGAAGCTTAAGCTACATAGACCCAAAAACTGGACGCACCCAGCCAGTTCTGGAAATGGAGAAATTAACCTGTGATTGCTGTGTGTGCGAGCAGGCAAACCTTGAAAATATACAAAATGCACTGACATCTGAAATTCGTGGTCTTGCCGTCCATAATGGTCACTTCAAAAGCAAATACTACGGTGACATTGCCTTACATAACTTGGAAATGGATTTCCGAATTGTTAAAGAGACTAGGAAGGCCATAGAAGACGATTCATTACAGGAACATCTTATAAAACACGCGGAAAAGTTTCCTCAGCTTCGACCTGTGTTGGATGCAATCGCTCAAGAAGATGAGAGTCTGCGAGTTAGGCTATCACGCACGATAGTCTCGATGCCTCAAAAGTCCAAACCCAACGTAGATGAACGGATTGTTTCTCTCAGATACACGCCGGATCATTTCGATATTCTGAAAAATGGTTACCAACCACCAAAAGACAAGCGAGTGCTGCTGATTATCCCTTGTTCAGGTGGCAAGCCATATTCTAAGTCCCGTTCCCATCGCCTGATCGCAGAACGCCTTGAGCAAGGTTTAGGTGAGAAGACGAAACTGATTCAAAAAGTGACACTTTCTGGACTCTACGGTCTTGTCCCAGAAGAATACGAGCAGGAAGAAGCTGTTTTGGGGTATGACTTTCGCCTAGAGGCATTCAATAAAGAGCAAATTACCTTACTAATCAAGCGTTTAGTGACTTACTTGAAGCGTCACAGCGGTCACTATGTTGCCTGTATAGGTTACGCTACCAGTAATGCATATCGTACCGTTTTAGAGCAAGCTGCTAAAGAAGTATCTTGTTTACAGGTGCTTCCGGTTAAGCCTAAGACTCGTAGAATGACCGAGTTTTTCCGTAAGGAAAATGTGGCTGAGTTGGTAGAACACGTTAGATTGGCTCTGGAGGGTTCACAATAG
- a CDS encoding helix-turn-helix domain-containing protein, which yields MKEGSKYQPLLEFLRGSDQSEVILTFAEIEALMNNPLPDSAKSKRAWWSNRSKGALQASAWMEARYRVEEVDLAGQRVTFRKPTTGYQVQRVGDTVLWNSDLIKALRLHMGLTQVEFAERLGVYQQTVSQWEKGAYEPTLATSKYLTLIAEQAEFKYGGEE from the coding sequence GTGAAGGAGGGCAGCAAGTACCAGCCACTCCTCGAATTTCTGCGTGGCAGCGATCAAAGTGAAGTCATCCTCACCTTTGCCGAAATCGAGGCTCTGATGAATAACCCCTTGCCCGACTCAGCCAAGAGTAAACGGGCATGGTGGAGCAATCGCAGCAAAGGCGCACTGCAAGCCTCAGCCTGGATGGAAGCCAGATATCGCGTTGAGGAGGTGGATCTTGCTGGGCAACGAGTGACATTTCGTAAACCGACTACTGGCTACCAAGTTCAGCGCGTGGGTGACACCGTGCTGTGGAATAGTGACCTGATCAAAGCATTGCGTCTTCACATGGGTCTGACACAGGTAGAGTTTGCAGAAAGGCTCGGTGTTTACCAGCAAACAGTCAGCCAGTGGGAAAAAGGCGCATACGAGCCAACCTTAGCTACATCGAAGTACCTAACCTTAATTGCTGAACAGGCTGAATTCAAATATGGAGGGGAAGAATAG
- a CDS encoding Uma2 family endonuclease codes for MPPLLDKTTDQRIVHHGTWEQFKLIQKGFEGSPGVRLFYYDGAIEILMPGQDHETFARVIGYLVTTFLVERGIFLKPTGAMTQEKPGVVSAQADESYCIGSVKSIPDLSIAVVFTSGGISKLERYKALGVPEVWFWEDGLLKLYHLQDGSYEPLEHSQLPGLSELNLNLLRRCILMAETDAGEAIRAFRREI; via the coding sequence ATGCCCCCACTACTCGACAAAACCACCGACCAACGAATTGTTCATCATGGAACCTGGGAACAGTTTAAGTTGATCCAGAAGGGCTTTGAAGGTTCTCCTGGGGTGCGGCTATTTTACTATGACGGGGCGATCGAGATTCTCATGCCGGGACAAGACCACGAAACTTTTGCTCGCGTTATTGGTTACTTAGTGACTACCTTTCTTGTCGAACGGGGAATCTTCCTTAAGCCGACAGGGGCAATGACTCAGGAAAAACCAGGAGTTGTCTCGGCTCAAGCAGACGAGTCTTACTGCATTGGGAGCGTGAAGTCAATTCCAGATTTGTCCATCGCAGTCGTCTTCACCAGTGGTGGTATCAGTAAGTTAGAACGTTACAAAGCTTTGGGTGTTCCAGAGGTTTGGTTTTGGGAAGATGGATTGCTAAAGCTGTATCATCTTCAAGACGGCAGCTATGAACCCCTTGAGCACAGCCAGCTACCCGGACTTAGTGAACTCAATCTTAATTTGCTCCGACGCTGCATTTTGATGGCAGAAACCGATGCTGGAGAAGCGATTAGAGCGTTCCGTCGGGAGATTTAG
- a CDS encoding 2-phosphosulfolactate phosphatase family protein: MKLFVYHTPELTPTDQVPDCAIVLDILRATTTIATALNAGAEAIQAFSDMEKLMQVSEQWPPEKRLRAGERGGAMVAGCDLGNSPLDCTPERVQGRRLFISTTNGTRALQCVQNAPIVLATAFINRLATVKYILAQQPETVWFVGSGWEGSFSLEDTACAGAIAHSLQEKLDVPLNELAGNDEVIGAIALYSQWKDQLLQLFHHASHGKRLLRLDCHEDLKYCAQTDILDVLPIQKEPGVLVKA; this comes from the coding sequence GTGAAGTTATTCGTTTACCACACCCCAGAATTGACTCCAACCGATCAAGTGCCAGACTGTGCGATCGTGCTTGATATTCTCAGAGCTACAACCACGATCGCCACCGCCTTAAATGCAGGTGCTGAGGCTATCCAAGCCTTCAGTGATATGGAAAAGCTGATGCAAGTCAGCGAACAGTGGCCACCCGAAAAACGTCTTCGCGCCGGAGAACGCGGCGGTGCTATGGTGGCTGGCTGTGACTTGGGTAACTCTCCCCTAGATTGTACCCCTGAACGAGTCCAGGGAAGGCGATTGTTCATTAGTACAACCAATGGCACCCGTGCTTTACAATGCGTGCAGAATGCCCCAATCGTTCTGGCAACAGCCTTTATCAATCGCCTCGCAACCGTAAAGTATATTTTGGCTCAACAGCCAGAGACGGTGTGGTTTGTTGGCTCAGGTTGGGAAGGCAGTTTTTCTTTAGAGGATACGGCTTGTGCCGGTGCGATCGCTCACAGTCTCCAGGAAAAACTCGACGTACCCCTAAACGAATTGGCAGGAAATGATGAAGTCATCGGTGCGATCGCACTTTACTCCCAATGGAAAGACCAACTATTACAACTCTTCCACCATGCTAGCCACGGCAAACGCCTGTTGCGTCTCGATTGCCATGAAGACCTAAAATATTGTGCTCAGACGGATATTTTAGATGTCCTCCCCATCCAAAAAGAACCTGGAGTTTTAGTCAAGGCTTAA